The nucleotide sequence CTCAGCGGTGAGGGCCGCATCCACCGGGTACTCGCGCTCGTCCAGGTGCGTGACGGGCGCCGCCTGGCGGACGCTCGACACCAGCCAGAGGGCGTCGGCGGCGGTCACGTCGTCAAGGGTCAGGGGAGCGAACTCCGTCCGCAGACCGCGGCTCTCGAAGAAGTCGAAGACGGCCGCCTGCGTGGTCCCGGCGAGGATGCCCTGGTCGGTGTTCGGCGTGCGGACGACGCCGTCGGTGAGGGTCACGACGTTCGAGGTGGGGCCCTCGAGTGCGTAGCCGTCGCTGCTGACGAAGAGCACGTCATCGGCCCCGCGGCGGACCGCCTCGCGCTGCGCGGCGCGGTTGATCGCGTACGACAGCGTCTTCGCGCCGGCGAGCAGCCAGGGCGACGTCTCGGCGACGTCGTGGCGGTACCCGCGATCGAGGGTGACCACCCGGATGCCGAGGCGGGCCCGCGAGAAGTCCTCGCCCAGATCCACGAACAGCCAGCCGCTCGGGACGCCAGAGCCCTCGATCCCGCGGCTGTAGATGAGCTTGGCGTAGAGCTCCGCATCCCGGTCGCCGTTGCGGGTCAGGTAGTCGGCGACGCCAGCGCGCACGGCCTCCCGCCAGACGTCGAGCGCCGGGGCCGGGAGGTCGAGCAGCGCGGCGGAGTGCGCCAGTCGCGCGAGGTGCGGTTCGAGCGCCTGCGGGTGGCCGTCGATGACGGCGATCGTCTCGAAGACGCCGTCGCCGCGGGTGACCGACAGATCGGTGACGCGCACCTGCGGCGCGTCGAAGTCGGACACCACGAACCCGGGATCGCCGGCCTCCGGGGTCCCGGTCGGCGTGGTGATGGTGAGGAGTGTCGCGCGCGTCATGCCCCCATTCTGCCCCGCGCCTCCTTCCCCGCGTCCGTCCCTCCCGTAACGAGCCAAGAGCTCCTGAGTTTTTCCGCTTTCGCGCGGTGATTCGTGCGAAAAACTCAGGAGCTGTTCGGTTGGGGAGGGGTCAGTGGGTTTCGTGGATGCGGAAGGCGTCGTCGTGGGCGAGCGGGAGGTCGGAGACGGCGACGTTCGAGACGGATGCGCCCGGCGGCCCGGTGCGCAGCCAGTCGAGCATCCCGTCGACCTGCTCCGGCGTGCCCTCGATCTCGGCCTCGACCGTTCCGTCGAGGCGGTTGCGCGCCCATCCGGTCACGCCGAGGCGCTGCGCGGCCTCCCGCGCACCCCAGCGGAACCCGACGCCCTGCACGCCCCCGGACACGATCGCTCTCTTGCGGATCACAGCCCCATTCTGCCCCTGCTTCAATGGAAGGATGAGCGCACCCGCCGTCCCGGCCGCCGAACGCATCCCCGACCTCCGGTCCGACCTCATCCGCGCCGGCCTCACGGTCGACGCGCTGACCGACCTCTGGGGCGAGGAGGCGGCGGATGCCCTGCACCGCGGGCAGCGCGTCCCGGCGGAGCGGGCGCTGCGACGCCGCGGCCCCTCGGCGCTGGCAACGCTCGCCCGCCTGTTCGTGCTCGGCCGGCCGGTCCCGCGCGACGAGGTCGCCGAAGCCCTCCCCGAGCTCGGGATCGACGGTGCGCTCGGCCTCGAACTCGTCACCGTCGAGGGCGATACGGTCGCTTCGGCGGTCGACCTCCGCCCGTACGGCTTCGTGGATGCGGCGGGCCCTGCCGAGTGGTGGATCGTCTCCGACCTCGGCGAGCTCGCCCTCGGCCACGCACTGCCCGAGGACCATGTGCTCGGCGTCGGCGGCGCATCCCTCACCCTCAGCGGACTGATGCTGCAGACCCCCGTCGACAGCGCGCTCGACCTCGGGACGGGATGCGGCATCCAGGCGATGCACGCCGCACGCCACGCCCGCCGGGTCGTCGCGACCGACATCTCGCCGCGCGCCCTCCGCCTGGCGGCCCTGAACCTCGCGCTCAACGAGATCGACGGCGTCGAGCTGCGGCTCGGGAGCATGTTCGAGCCGGTCGCCGGCGAGCGTTTCGACCACATCGTGTCCAATCCGCCGTTCGTCATCACGCCGCGGGTGGAGGGTGTTCCCGCGTACGAGTACCGCGACGGCGGCATGGTCGGCGACGGCCTGGTGGCCTCCTTCGTGAGCCGATGCGGCGAGCACCTGCAGCCCGGCGGGGTCGCGCAGCTGCTCGGCAACTGGGAGTACCGCGGCCCCGGCGACGGTCTCCAGCGTGTGCGCGACTGGGTGGACGCGTCCCCCGTCCCGCTCGACGCCTGGGTCATCGAGCGCGACGTCGAGGACGCGGTGCGTTACTCGGAGACGTGGATCCGCGACGGCGGCACCCGCCCGGGCACCCCGGAGTTCGAGCGGCTGCTCGGCGCGTGGCTCGACGACTTCGAGGCCCGCGAGGTGCGCTCGGTCGGGTTCGGGTACCTGCTGCTCCGTCGGTCGGCGGGCGTGCCGACGCTGCGCCGGTTCGAGAGGCTGCACGGTTCGCTCGGCGCCAACGAGGCAGGGCTCGGCGTGCACCTGGGCGAGGCGCTGGCAGCGCATGATCTGCAGGCCGCACTGACGGACGATGAGCTCGGCCGCTTGCGACCGGTGGTCGCCGGCGACGTGACGGAGGAGCGGCACCTGTGGCCGGGCGCCGACGCGCCGACGGCGATCCTGCTCCGGCAGGGTGGAGGGTTCGGGCGGACGGTGTCGGCCGACACCGGACTCGCGGCGCTGGTCGGCGCGTGCGACGGCGAGCTGTCCGTCGCGGCGATCGTTGCGGCGCTGGCGCAGCTGCTGGAGGTCGACGACGACGCGCTGCTCGCTGACCTCCTGCCCGCCGTGCGGGGCATGCTCGTCGACGGCTTCCTGCGCGCCTGACGCGCTGGCGCCTCCCCGGGGCGGCATCCCGGGGTCGCAACACGCCGTTATGGGGCGCGCATAACGGCGAGTTGCGCCCCGTGGAACGTCAGCTGCGTTCGACCGGCACCAGCGTGACGTCGGCGATCCGCCCGTCCGCGACGTCCAGCGTCAGGTAGGTGCAGACCGGCTGCCGTCGCCGATCCGTCGGCGAGCCGGGGTTGAGGAGGCGGAGCCCGCGCGGCGACACCGTGTCCCACGGGATGTGCGAGTGCCCGAACACCAGCACGTCCGCATCCGGGTGGTCGCGTTCCGCCCGCATTTCGCGGCCGGTCGCCGGGCCGGTCTCGTGCACGACCGTGAACCGCAGCCCGCCCAGCTCCACGTGCGCGACCTCCGGCAGTCGCCGCCGCAGCTCGGGTCCGTCGTTGTTGCCCCAGACGCCGACGAGCCGCCGTGCGCGCTGCTCCAGCAGGTCGAGCGTCGCCGCATCCACCCAGTCCCCGGCATGGATGACGACATCGGCCACATCCACCGCCGCCAGCACCTGGGCGGGCAGGGCGCGAGCGCGTTTCGGGACGTGCGTGTCGGAGATCAGGAGCAGCTTCACGATGGCACACAGTACGCAAACCGCCGGGACGGGGCTAGTTTCGCGCTATGGATCCGTGCAACACGGAACGGCTGTGGCGGGCCGCTCACCCCGGGACGAGGGTCACCTTCCCGTCTCCCGTGTCATCGAAGGTTGCCGCGGTTGCCACCCCCAGTGCCACCCCGACGACGATTGACAGACTGAGCAGGACGATCGCGGTGGTGAGCATCGCCACCGAACGCGGCCGCTGGCGGGCCAATCGCACCACGGCCCAGACCAGGAGGACGACTGCGACGACGAGAGCGGGCCACACGATCGGGGCCAGAAGACCCACCACTACGGAAGCGACCAGCAGCCGCCGGTCGGTCACGAGAGAGTGGGTTCGGGTGACAGGGGGTGTGGTCATGGCTAGATGTTCTTCAGGCTCGCGCTGGTGAGCCTGGTGCCCTTGTAGACGAGCTGCTGCTGCTTGTTGGCGGTGAAGAAGGATCCCTTGAAGGCAAGCGACATGGTGTACTTGACCGTGCATGCGCCCTGACCGCCGGAGACGTAGTTGCTTTGGCTGGTCCCGATGTTCCAGACCCCGGCCGCCCCGGTGAACCAGCCCGTGCACTCCAGGTTCCGGGTGACGTTGGTCGACGTCGCCTCGAAGACGTAGCGCATGGTGAACGTGCCAGTCGTGATCCCGAACAGGCTCGCGTTCACCGGGTAGGTTGCCGTGTACCGAGGCGCGGTCGCGGACGCCAGGATGTGGAGCCCGCGGGCGGAATTGCGTGCCAGCGCCGGTTGTGCAGAGGTTCCGGTTCCCGAGGTCAGCGTCGGCGCACCGGCGTCGAATACCATCACAGACAGCGGATTCTCCTCTATCGCGTCCGCGACCCGCTCCTGCTCGGCTGGCGGCAGGTCATCGAACCGCTCGGTCAGCGCAGCATCGGTCTTGGCGTCGACTCGGAGGCTGTCGAGAAACTCCTCGAACACCGCCTCAGCCGAGTCGGGTGCCTCCTCCGCATGAGCCGCGGTGATTCCGGTCCCCAGGATCAGGCCCAGCGCAACGCCGCTTGCCGTCACCATCTTCGTCAGTCGGTTCATCTGAATCTGCAATTTCCGTTCGTCTGTGAACGCGCGATCCTCGTGTCCCTCACCCGACGTTCGGAAGGGGCGGTGCGGTTCGCGACCGTACAGGGAGCGACCCCGTTACCCAGGAAGACGACGCATCGCTCGGATCGTGACGCCACGTGCGCCGAGGGGAGGGTGATGACGCCCGGAGGCCGCGTGAGGCCGCACTAGGACACGGAGGCGCGAAACCTCACGATGGCACACAGTACGCAAACCGCCGGGACGGGGCTAGTTTCGCGCTATGGATCTACGCAACCTCGGAAACAGCGGAACGATCGTGTCGGAGTTCGCCCTCGGCACGATGACCTTCGGAGCGGAGGCGGACGAGCAGACCTCGCACGCCATCCTGGAGCGCTACCTCGACGCGGGCGGCAACTTCATCGACACGGCGGACGTGTACACGACAGGCGCCTCGGAGTCGATCATCGGCCGGTGGCTGGCCCGCAACCCGGGTCGCCGCGACGGGGTGGTGATCGCGACGAAGGGCCGGTTCCCGATGGGCGGCGGCCCCAACGACCTCGGCCTCTCGCGCACCCACCTCCGCACCGCGCTCGACGCCTCCCTGCGGCGGCTCGGCGTCGACCACATCGACCTGTACCAGATGCACGCGTGGGATGCGCTGACGCCGATCGAGGAGACCCTGCGGTTCCTCGACGACGCCGTCACCGCGGGCAAGATCTCGTACTACGGCTTCTCGAACTACCTCGGCTGGCAGCTGACGAAGGCGGCGCAGGTCGCCCGCGCGAACGGGTGGGCCGCGCCGGTCACCCTGCAGCCGCAGTACAGCCTGATCGTGCGGGGCATCGAGCACGAGGTGGTGCCGGCTGCTCTGGATGCGAACATCGGCCTCCTGCCGTGGTCGCCGCTCGCGGGCGGCTGGCTGAGCGGCAAGTACCGTCGTGACGAGCCGCCGACGGGCGCGACGCGCCTCGGCGAGAACCCGACCCGCGGCATGGAGGCGTGGGAGGCCCGCAACGCCGACCCGCGGACGTGGGAGATCATCGACGCGGTGGATGCGGTCGCGAGCGAGACCGGAGCATCCGCCTCGCAGGTGTCGCTGGCCTGGCTGAGCGATCGCCCGGCGGTCACATCCGTCATCCTCGGCGCCCGGACGGTCGAGCAGCTGGAGGACAACCTCGGCGCGGCCGACCTGGAGCTGACCGACGAGCAGCGGGCACGCCTCGACGAGGCGAGCACGCCGCGCACCGACATCTACCCGTACGGCGAGCAGGCGATCCAGCAGCGTCACCGGAAGCGCGAGGGCGGCCGCTGACCCGGGTCGCGGCGTCCGCCGACCCTAGCGGCGGAGGCCGTCGAGCTCCAGGAGGAGGTCGCGGGCGGCGGCGCTGACCGCCGCCTGCGGCGCACGCAGACCGACCACGACATCCGCGGTGCCGCCGCCGGCCGCCGCCATGCGCAGCACCGCCATCCGCAGTTCGACCGTCCCGCCCGGGATGCGGTGGCCGCTGAGCGAGATGACGGTGGAGGCGAACGTGAGCGACGTCCACTCGTCGTCGGCGGCCGTGGTGTCGTCGGCGATGCCGGCGAGCCATGCCGCCAAGTCCCTCGCCTCGTCGTCGGTCAGGCAGGCGTCGGTCAGCGTCCAGCGCCGGGCGCCGTCCTCCACGACCGCGTCGACGACCACGCGGTCGCTCGCCGAGTCGTAGGCGGCCGGCCGTAGCTCGACGCTGCGGTCGCCGCCCTCGTCCTGCAGTCTCACGATGCGCTCGGCACCACCGTCAGCACGCGCTCGATGTACTCGAAGAACGCGTTCATGAAGCCGCGGAGGAACTCCTCCGTCCCCGGATCGGTGACGGTGCCGTCCTCCTCGATGAGGCCGGGGCGCATCCAGATGTAGGCCTCCGGTGCGTTCATCTGCGGCGCCTGGAGGAAGCTGAGGACGCTGCGCAGCTGCTGCTGTGCGACGGCCGTCCCGATCTGTCCGGGCGACGCCCCGATGACGGCGGTCGCCTTGCGCGCGATGACGTTCTCGCCGTAGGGGCGGCTGGCCCAGTCGATCGCGTTCTTCAGCGCGCCCGGGATGGACCGGTTGTACTCCGGCGTGATGAAGAGGAGCGCATCCTGCTGGGCGATGAGCGCCTTGAACTCGCGGGCGACCGGCGGGAAGTCGCCGTCGAAGTCGCGGTTGTAGAGGGGCAGCTCGCCGATGGGGATCTCGGTGAACACGAGGTCGGACGGAGCCAGCCGGAGCAGGGCGCGGGAGAGCGTGCGGTTGACGGAGCTCGTGGACAGGCTGCCCACGAAGTAGCCGACTTTGTACGGAGGTTGGAGTTCGTTGATCGTCGCCATGTCCGCCATGCTGCTCCCCGCGGTCGGCGGAGTGAAGCCCCCTTATGCGTCGGTCTCGCGTCGCCGGGGCGAGGAATAGGGCATCTTCCCGATGTCTGCGGGGGGCCTTAGCGAGAAGTCTGAGACTCACGAAGAAGAGGGGATCGGATCATGATGATCGAGGAGTTCGTGGACTTCCGGGTACGGGCCGGCGAGACGGCGCGCGAGGAGCGGCAGCGCGAGCAGGCGCGCCGCGCCGACGAGCGGGGCCGGTGGCTGCGGTCGGAGCGCCGGGGGCGCACGAGTGCACGGTCGGCGGCCGTCAGCTCGGCTGCGGTCGTGCCGGTGCCGGCACCCGCCGCGGAGGGCCTGAGCGAGGAGCGCAGGGAGCTGGCCGACGTCGCCCGCTGAGGGCGGCGCCGGGCGGCTGTCTGCCGTCCGCAGACCCACCTTCGCGGTGGCCACGGATGTCGGTGGTCGGTGGCACGATGATGTCATGCGAGCACCGGCGTCGAGCCCCACATTGATCGGACGGGAGTCCGATCTGGTGGCGCTGCGCGACGCGCTCCGCGATGCTCAGGAGGGGGAGCCGCAGGCCGTCGTGATCGGCGGCGAGGCGGGCATCGGCAAGACCCGGCTGCTGGAGGAGTTCCTGTCGGCCCAGGAGTCGACGGCCACCGTGCTGCTCGGCCGTTGCGTCGATCTGGGCGACGACGCCGCGCCGTACGCGCCGTTCGCCGCGGTGCTCCGCCGCCTCATCCAGACGGTCGGGCTGGAGCGTGTGCTCGACGCGACGGGCTCAGGGGCCGGGGTGCTGTCGGCTCTGCTGCCCGAACTCGCCGACGAGTCGGCGGTGCCTCCGCGCACCGGCGCCGAGCGGCTCTACGAGCTCGTGACGGTGCTGCTGGAGAAGATCTCCGGCGATCGGCCCGTCATCCTGGCGATCGAAGACGTGCAGTGGGCCGACCGCTCGACGCTCGAGCTGCTCCGGTTCATCGTGCGGATGGCCGAGGGAGGGCGTCTCCTGGTCGTCCTCACCTACCGCAGCGACGAGGTGCCGCGCGGCCACGTCCTGCGGTCATGGCTGCCGGAGCTGGAGCGCACCCGGCGCGTGACGCGCTGGGAGCTCTCCCGCCTGGGCCCGGAGCAGGTCGCCGAGCTGGTGGCGGAGCTCCTCGGGCGCGTGCCCGACGATCCCTCCCTCGCCCGGGTCACGGAGCTGAGCGAAGGCGTGCCGTTCTTCGTCGAGGAGCTGGTGTGCATCGACGGCCTGCAGTCCGGCGACGACCTCCCCGAGACCCTGCGCGAGCTGGTGCTCGCCCGGTTCGAGAGGCTGAGCGACCCGGCGCAGCGCCTGCTGCGCGTGCTGGCGGCGGGCGGTGTCTGCGTCACGCACGAACTGCTCGCGGCCGTCTTCGAGGGCACACCCGACGAGCTGGATGCGGGAGCCCGCGAGGCCGTCGTCGCCAACCTGCTGTCCGCCGACTCCACGGAGTACGCGTTCCGTCACGCGCTGGTCCGCGAGGCCATCCACGCCGACCTGCTACCGGGGGAGCGCACGCGCTTCCACGCCCGGTACGCCGAGGCGCTCGAGCAGAGCCCGCAGCGGTCCGCGGTGCAGCTCTCGTCGCACTGGCTCGCGGCGCACGATGTGCGGCGCGCCTTCCTCGCCTCGCTGGAGGCGATGGAGGAGGCCAAGCGCTCCTACGCGTACGCCACCACCGCGGCCATGGGCGACCGTGTGCTCGAGCTCTGGGATCGCATCCCGGACGCCGAGACCCTGAGCGGGCGCGACCGCGCGTCGGTGATCGCTCGCACGGCATCCGCCCTCCGCAACGCCGGCAACAACGAGCGGGCGCTGGCGCTGGTGGAATCCGCGCTGGCCGAAGCCGACGACCTGGCGCCGTCCCGGCGGGCACGGCTGCTGCGCGACAAGGGCCAGTACCTTGCGAACCTCAACCGCCCGGGCAGCGCCGAGCTCCTGGAGGAGGCGCTCGCCCTCGTGCCGCCGGAGGCGGTATCGCCGGGCGACCCCCTGCGGCCGCATCTGCTGACGGAGCTCGCGGCGCAGCGGATGCTCGCCGGGCTCTTCGACATCGCGATCGAGACGGCACGTGCCGCGATCGCGGAGGCCGAGGCGGCCGCGCCCTCGATGCGTTCCGTCGCCCACAACATCCTCGCGGCGTCGCTCGTCGAGTGCGGTCGCATCGACGAGGGGTTCGCCGAGTTCGAGATCGCCGGACGCCTCGCGGTCGGTGACGCGGGGGCAACGCTGCGCTATGCCGTCAACGCGTCGGACGCCCTGAACTCGGTCGGCCAGTACGCCGAGGCGGTCCGGTTGGCGGAGTCCGGGGTCGCGCAGGCGCGCGAGCGCGGAGTCGAGCGCACCTCCGGAGTCTGGCTCGCGGCCAACACGGCCGAGCCGCTGATCGCGCTCGGACAGTACGAGCGGGCGGAGGAGATGCTGCGCATCGCCCTCGGGTTCGACGACCGCACGGGCGTGACCGCCCAGCTGCAGCGAGCGCGTCTCTGGGTGTGGCACGGCGAGCCGCAGCGGGCGGAGGCGCTGCTCCGGCGGTTGCGGACACCCCTCCGCGCACTCGCCGAGCTGGAGCAGCAGACCCGGCTGTCGCTGGCGCGCGTGTCCGCCGAGGTGGCGATCGCGCTGGGCGACTACGACCGCGCGTGGGCCGAGACGCGGGGGATCGGCTCGCTGCCGTTCCGCTCGCTACCGGGGTACGACCTGCCGGTGCTGGCGTCCGCGTCGCGAGCGCTCGCCGAGCTCGCAGTCCGCGGCGACGGCATCCCTGGCTCGACTGCCGGTGCGGCCGGCGACGACGGCGGTGCGCTGGATGTCCTGGCAGAGGCCGCGCGCCTGGAGGCCACCCTCGACCGCCTGCGTTCCTGGCCGACGGCGACGGCGTGGGCACCGCTGGTCGAGGCCGAACTCGCGACCGCGCGCGCCGCGGTCTCGGATACCGCGGACCGCGCCGGGCGGTACGCCGACGCCCTCGCTGCCTGGGAACGCGCGATCGTCGCCGCGGATCACGCGGTGGCGCCCGCTCACCTGCGGCCGTACGCTCTGCTGCGCGGCGCACGTGTCGCCCTCGCCGCCGGGGAGCGTTCGCGGGCCGACGCGCTCGTCGCCGAGGGTCGTCAGGCGGCGGCCGGTTACGGCATCCCACTCCTCGTCCACGTCGCCGACGCTCTCGGCGAGCACCCCGCCGGTCGTCCCGCCGCGGTCGCGACTGCGCACGGCCAGCCGCTGACCGAGCGCGAGGAACAGGTACTCGCCCTCATCGAGCAGGGCCTCAGCAACAAACAGATCGGCGAACGCCTCTACATCAGCGCCAAGACTGCGAGCGTGCACGTGTCGAGCATCCTGCGCAAGACCGGAGCGTCCAGCCGCACGGAGGCCGTCTATCTGGCCTCGAAGCCGTTGCCCTGAGCGGGTGCCCTGCGCAGTTGCCTGAGGCCGCTGCCGCGGGCGGCTTGCCGCCGACCGATCAGCTCTCGACGGCGACCGCGCACCGGATGCACAGCTCGGCGGTCGGCCGCGCCCGCAGGCGGTCCACGCCGATCGGCTGCCCGCAGCGTGCGCACACGCCGTAGGTGCCCATCCGCAGCCGCTCGAGCGCCGCATCCACCGCGACGATGTCGTGTGCGGCATCCGACCGCAACGCCTGCAACCGGCTCCACTCCGACGACAGCGTCGGGCCCTCCGGATCGTGCTCGTCGTCGGCGGTCGACTCCGACCGGGACGCCAGCAGCACGCCCAGCGACTCCGCCATGCGCTGCGACTCGGCGAGGTCGCCGCGCCGCCGCTCGCGCAGCAGTGCGCCCAGCTCGTTCCGCTCCTCGGCGGTGAGGACGTCCTCGTCCGACACCAGCCGCAATTCGGCGGTCACCGGCTCGTCGGCCCGTGCCCGCTCATCCATCTGCGCATCCTGCACCAGCGCACCCCTTCCGATCCCCCGATCGTGCTTCTGACCGAGTCAGGGTACGCCTGCTCGATCGATTCCGTCTCCGCGACGCGCGTAGGCTCAGCGGGTGCCCTCCTTCCGCGTGATCGTCGCCGTCGGCCGTCTTCGCCCGGGAGTGGACCCGCGCTCCGTGGAACCGACGGCCGCAGACGCCGCCCGCGAGCTCGCCGTCGTCGAGGCGTCGAGCGTGGATGTCGTGGCCGGCGAGGCGCGCATCACCGTCCGGTTCACCGAGGACTCCGCGCAGTCCGCCCTCCGGGTGGCCGAGCACACCGTCGCCGGCCTCCGCTCGGTCGCGGAGACCGGTCCGTGGCGGCTCACCGAACGCGTCGGAGGCCGCTGGTTCCGTCGGGCCTGAGCCTGACCGCCGGTGCGCCGGTCAGGCTGCGGCCGGCAGTGACTCCTCGATCAGCCCGAGGATGGCCGGGTCGTCCGGCTCGGTCTGCGGGCGGAAGCGGTGCACGGCGCCGTCGGGCGTGATCACGAACTTCTCGAAGTTCCACTTCACCCGCCCGGCCTTGCCCTCCGCATCGGGCGACTTGGTCAGCTCCTGGTACAGCGGGTGGGCGTTGCGCCCGTTCAGCCGCACCTTCTCCATCATCGGGAACGTGACGCCCCAGGTGGTGGAGCAGTACTCCTTGATGGCGTCGGTGGAGCTCAGCTCCTGGAGGAACTGGTTGCTCGGGAACCCGACGACGGTGAACCCGCGGTCGCCGTAGGTCTCCTGCAGCTTCTCGAGCTTCTCGTACTGCGGAGCGAGCCCGCAGCGAGAGGCGACGTTGACGACGAGGACGACTTTCCCGGCGAATGCCGCGAGGGAGGTCTGCTCGCCGTCGATGGTGTGGAAGGGGATGTCCATCACGGTCATGATCGCAGCGTATGGCCCGTGCCTTCGAACCTGCTCTGAGTCTGCGATTCGGCGCGCCGCATCCGGCGCCACCGCATCCTCAGCACTCGATGACGTTGACCGCCAGGCCGCCCTCGCTGGTCTCCTTATACTTGGTCGACATGTCGAGACCGGTCTGTCGCATGGTCTCGATCACGGTGTCGAGCGACACGAGGTGCGAACCGTCGCCGTGCAGGGCGAGGCGGGCGGCCGACACGGCCGTCGAGGAGGCGATCGCATTGCGCTCGATGCACGGGATCTGGACCAGGCCGCCGACCGGGTCGCACGTGAGGCCGAGGTGGTGCTCCATCGCGATCTCGGCCGCGTTCTCCACCTGGCGTGGGGTTCCGCCGAGCACCGCGCACAGAGCGCCGGCCGCCATGGCGCACGCCGATCCGACTTCCGCTTGGCAGCCTCCCTCGGCTCCCGAGATGGAGGCGTTGGCCTTGAACAGCGAGCCGATCGCCGTCGCGGTGAGCAGGTACTGCCGGATGCCCTCGGCGGAGGCGCCGGGCACGAACCGCAGGTAGTAGTGGGCGACGGCCGGGACGATGCCGGCCGCGCCGTTCGTCGGCGCGGTGACCACCCGGCCGCCGGACGCGTTCTCCTCGTTCACCGCGAGCGCGAACGCATGAAGCCACTCGAGAGCGGTGGCGCGGCCCGGGTCGTCCTGGACCGACTCCAGGTGCTGTCGCATCTTCGCGGCGCGGCGCCAGACGCCGAGGCCGCCGGGCAGCGTCCCGTCGCCGGAGAGCCCGCGGGCGACGCACTCGGCCATGGCCTCCCAGATGAGGTCGAGGCGTTCGCGCGTCGCGTCCTCCCCGTGCAGTGCGACCTCGTTGCGGCGGGCGACCTCGCAGATCGGGATCGACTCCCGGTCGCAGATCGCGATCAGCTCCTCGGCGGTGTCGTACGGGAGCGGATGCGCCTTGCGTGCCGCGAGCTCGGCCTCCTCGCCGTCGCGGCGGATGAATCCGCCGCCGATGGAGTAGTAGGTCTCTTCGAGCAGGGGGAGCGGTGACCGCTCTCCGTTCTCGTCGCGGCCCCAGGCTCGCAGGGTCAGGGCGTTGGGGTGGCCGGGTAGGCGCGTGCGCGGTTCGAAGGCGATGTCGTCCTTCGACAGCGGGATGCTGCGGCGGCCGGCGAGCTGGAGCGTCGCGCCGGGGGCGAGGTCCGCCCAGGCGCCGCGGACGTCTTCCGGGCGGCAGGTCTCGGGCTGCAGCCCGCGGAGTCCGGCGATGACGGCGTCCGGTGTCCCGTGGCCGATGCCGGTGGAGCCGAGCGAGCCGTAGAGAGCGCAGGTGACCTGGTCGACGCGGTCGAGCATCCCTGCGTCGTCGAGCCGCGAGGCGAACGCGGCGGCCGCTCGGAGGGGTCCGACGGTGTGCGAACTCGACGGGCCGATGCCGATCGAGAACAGGTCGAAGGCCGAGACGTACGCTGTCACTTCTCCAGTGTATGTCGCTGTCCGCGCGGCTTTCCCGCGTACCCGCGCGCATCCGCGCACGTATCGTGCGTACGCCCCCGCGTCACGATTTGCGCCAAATCGCGGTTTTCGGGCGGCGTTAACCGAGATTTGGCGCAAATCGCGGATTTCGGGCGGCCAGGGCGGCGGGGATGCGGAAGCGGCCGCCGCATCCCTCCGCAGGATGCGACGGCCGCCGTTCACGGGACCGGCTGGGCGATCAGGCCTTCCGCATGTAGGCGCGGACCGTCAGCGGGGCGAACACCGCGACGATCACAGCGGCGCCCGCGAGGGCGATCCAGCCGTCGGCGCCGAAGGTGCCGCTGTTGGCAAGGTCGCGCACCGCGGTGACCAGGTGCGACACCGGGTTGATGTTCACGAACCACTCCAGCCAGCTCGGGAGTGTGCTCGGCGACACGAAGG is from Leifsonia sp. 466MF and encodes:
- a CDS encoding helix-turn-helix transcriptional regulator; the encoded protein is MRAPASSPTLIGRESDLVALRDALRDAQEGEPQAVVIGGEAGIGKTRLLEEFLSAQESTATVLLGRCVDLGDDAAPYAPFAAVLRRLIQTVGLERVLDATGSGAGVLSALLPELADESAVPPRTGAERLYELVTVLLEKISGDRPVILAIEDVQWADRSTLELLRFIVRMAEGGRLLVVLTYRSDEVPRGHVLRSWLPELERTRRVTRWELSRLGPEQVAELVAELLGRVPDDPSLARVTELSEGVPFFVEELVCIDGLQSGDDLPETLRELVLARFERLSDPAQRLLRVLAAGGVCVTHELLAAVFEGTPDELDAGAREAVVANLLSADSTEYAFRHALVREAIHADLLPGERTRFHARYAEALEQSPQRSAVQLSSHWLAAHDVRRAFLASLEAMEEAKRSYAYATTAAMGDRVLELWDRIPDAETLSGRDRASVIARTASALRNAGNNERALALVESALAEADDLAPSRRARLLRDKGQYLANLNRPGSAELLEEALALVPPEAVSPGDPLRPHLLTELAAQRMLAGLFDIAIETARAAIAEAEAAAPSMRSVAHNILAASLVECGRIDEGFAEFEIAGRLAVGDAGATLRYAVNASDALNSVGQYAEAVRLAESGVAQARERGVERTSGVWLAANTAEPLIALGQYERAEEMLRIALGFDDRTGVTAQLQRARLWVWHGEPQRAEALLRRLRTPLRALAELEQQTRLSLARVSAEVAIALGDYDRAWAETRGIGSLPFRSLPGYDLPVLASASRALAELAVRGDGIPGSTAGAAGDDGGALDVLAEAARLEATLDRLRSWPTATAWAPLVEAELATARAAVSDTADRAGRYADALAAWERAIVAADHAVAPAHLRPYALLRGARVALAAGERSRADALVAEGRQAAAGYGIPLLVHVADALGEHPAGRPAAVATAHGQPLTEREEQVLALIEQGLSNKQIGERLYISAKTASVHVSSILRKTGASSRTEAVYLASKPLP
- a CDS encoding TraR/DksA family transcriptional regulator, which gives rise to MDERARADEPVTAELRLVSDEDVLTAEERNELGALLRERRRGDLAESQRMAESLGVLLASRSESTADDEHDPEGPTLSSEWSRLQALRSDAAHDIVAVDAALERLRMGTYGVCARCGQPIGVDRLRARPTAELCIRCAVAVES
- a CDS encoding L-serine ammonia-lyase, which produces MTAYVSAFDLFSIGIGPSSSHTVGPLRAAAAFASRLDDAGMLDRVDQVTCALYGSLGSTGIGHGTPDAVIAGLRGLQPETCRPEDVRGAWADLAPGATLQLAGRRSIPLSKDDIAFEPRTRLPGHPNALTLRAWGRDENGERSPLPLLEETYYSIGGGFIRRDGEEAELAARKAHPLPYDTAEELIAICDRESIPICEVARRNEVALHGEDATRERLDLIWEAMAECVARGLSGDGTLPGGLGVWRRAAKMRQHLESVQDDPGRATALEWLHAFALAVNEENASGGRVVTAPTNGAAGIVPAVAHYYLRFVPGASAEGIRQYLLTATAIGSLFKANASISGAEGGCQAEVGSACAMAAGALCAVLGGTPRQVENAAEIAMEHHLGLTCDPVGGLVQIPCIERNAIASSTAVSAARLALHGDGSHLVSLDTVIETMRQTGLDMSTKYKETSEGGLAVNVIEC
- a CDS encoding glutathione peroxidase — its product is MTVMDIPFHTIDGEQTSLAAFAGKVVLVVNVASRCGLAPQYEKLEKLQETYGDRGFTVVGFPSNQFLQELSSTDAIKEYCSTTWGVTFPMMEKVRLNGRNAHPLYQELTKSPDAEGKAGRVKWNFEKFVITPDGAVHRFRPQTEPDDPAILGLIEESLPAAA